The Paenibacillus tianjinensis genome has a window encoding:
- a CDS encoding ABC transporter permease: MWTIYLTSMKRKIKSPVVFVNYILLPLLLIVILGNALSTMFHSEPEKTAGAINITQTRTVVVNEDKGQLGKDIVSFLTGKENQELYKVTVAESAEEARKSLEADEYDQYIYLPAGLTEGVNAKQESAVTIYGKDQNIDKVDITALTLSAFGDGYQAMDVSGRNNQPIVYQHAYSNLLTAGNTSEKQSDAGNMSGLSYYGVTMLVLILFYGLANTMNFIQEEYNEALGDRYLISPLSKMSLVVSQWLTGCSISIIQGLIIVFCAKLFFNVSYGASNLVVLFIIIVGAVFFNALGLFLGVLGRRMKALDGIVSLLIPVMTFIGGGFIKLDFGSLSKLSINEVFQQPLFDYIQQGVIHLMPVYNALALSLGFVIISVFSLTRKGVR, encoded by the coding sequence ATGTGGACCATTTATCTGACAAGCATGAAACGGAAAATAAAAAGTCCGGTCGTATTCGTCAACTACATTCTATTGCCGCTGCTGCTGATTGTAATCCTCGGCAATGCCTTATCCACCATGTTTCATTCTGAGCCGGAGAAGACAGCGGGAGCCATCAACATCACTCAGACCCGCACGGTTGTGGTCAATGAGGACAAGGGACAGCTCGGTAAGGATATTGTGTCCTTTCTGACAGGCAAGGAGAACCAAGAGCTGTACAAGGTAACGGTCGCGGAGAGCGCGGAGGAGGCCCGGAAGTCTCTGGAGGCTGATGAATATGACCAATATATTTATCTGCCGGCCGGTTTAACGGAAGGGGTGAATGCCAAGCAGGAGAGCGCAGTAACCATCTACGGCAAGGACCAGAACATCGATAAGGTGGACATCACAGCATTGACCCTCTCCGCCTTCGGGGATGGCTATCAGGCGATGGATGTGTCTGGACGGAATAACCAGCCTATCGTGTATCAGCATGCTTACAGCAATCTGCTGACAGCAGGAAATACGTCAGAGAAGCAGAGTGATGCGGGCAATATGTCAGGGCTAAGCTATTACGGAGTGACGATGCTGGTGCTGATTCTCTTTTACGGCCTGGCCAACACAATGAATTTCATTCAGGAGGAGTACAATGAGGCACTTGGCGACCGCTATCTCATTTCTCCGCTTTCCAAAATGTCGCTGGTAGTCAGCCAATGGCTGACCGGGTGCTCGATCTCCATTATTCAGGGACTGATCATCGTCTTCTGTGCCAAGCTGTTCTTCAATGTATCCTATGGCGCAAGCAATCTGGTGGTCCTGTTCATCATCATCGTGGGAGCGGTTTTCTTCAATGCGCTGGGTTTGTTTCTCGGAGTGCTTGGACGCCGCATGAAGGCGCTGGACGGTATTGTCTCGCTGCTGATTCCGGTCATGACGTTTATCGGCGGCGGATTTATCAAGCTGGATTTCGGCTCACTCAGCAAGCTCAGCATTAACGAGGTGTTTCAGCAGCCGTTGTTCGATTATATCCAGCAGGGTGTAATTCATCTGATGCCTGTCTATAATGCGCTGGCATTGTCCTTAGGCTTTGTGATCATCTCCGTCTTCTCATTGACACGGAAAGGAGTCAGATAA
- a CDS encoding serpin family protein encodes MNKILALLLSLLLLTSCSSAGSSMSFSERADAAKKLNSRLARQSNELGLKLFSQLREQSGGGRNLTISPYSISAALALAYNGSKGETAEELGKLLGYAPDELDQLNTSEGALLPLLNDAGPGIQLELANSVWANQDIPLRKGYLKASEDYYDAQIRTADLAGEKSVKEINEWVSDHTSGKIDRMLEQPPGAQSVAVLVNALYFKGGWKKVFLEGNTHPDDFYPASGPAVEVPLMNQAGHFLYAEDKDWQAVRLPYGEGQMHMIVILPAKDSSLNTLLNHLAKDGLPSDDQFSGKQGSLSLPRFTASYGTDLKEAVQALGVKLAFDPRKGDFSALADTGTPIFISSIIHKTYIDVNESGTEAAASTLVGMLAGAASPAEAPFEMIVNRPFIYIIEDIQTGVWLFMGAIENPLLTE; translated from the coding sequence GTGAACAAGATATTGGCATTGCTTCTGTCGTTGCTGCTGCTGACCAGCTGCAGTTCTGCGGGTTCCTCAATGAGCTTCAGCGAAAGAGCAGATGCGGCTAAGAAGCTGAATTCCCGGCTTGCCCGGCAGAGCAATGAGCTTGGGCTTAAGCTGTTCAGCCAATTGAGAGAGCAGAGCGGCGGAGGCAGGAATCTGACGATTTCGCCTTACAGCATTTCCGCTGCGCTGGCGCTGGCCTACAACGGCAGTAAGGGAGAAACGGCAGAGGAGCTGGGCAAGCTGCTGGGCTATGCTCCTGATGAACTGGATCAGCTTAATACTAGTGAGGGTGCTCTGCTGCCGCTGCTGAACGATGCCGGGCCCGGCATTCAGCTTGAGCTGGCTAACTCCGTATGGGCTAATCAAGATATACCGCTTCGCAAAGGATATTTGAAAGCAAGTGAAGACTACTATGATGCCCAGATCCGGACTGCAGATTTGGCTGGAGAGAAATCGGTCAAAGAGATTAACGAGTGGGTCTCTGATCACACGTCAGGGAAGATTGACAGGATGCTGGAGCAGCCGCCCGGAGCGCAAAGTGTTGCCGTACTTGTAAACGCACTATATTTCAAGGGTGGATGGAAGAAAGTGTTTCTGGAGGGAAATACGCATCCGGATGATTTCTATCCCGCCTCCGGTCCGGCTGTGGAGGTTCCCCTGATGAATCAGGCTGGTCACTTTCTATATGCAGAAGATAAGGATTGGCAGGCCGTGCGTCTTCCCTACGGAGAGGGCCAGATGCATATGATTGTGATTCTTCCCGCCAAGGATTCTTCTCTAAATACGCTTCTTAATCACCTGGCTAAAGACGGTTTACCTTCAGATGATCAATTTTCGGGTAAGCAGGGATCGCTTTCTTTGCCCCGGTTCACAGCAAGCTATGGTACAGACTTGAAGGAAGCGGTGCAGGCTCTGGGAGTGAAGCTTGCTTTTGACCCCCGCAAAGGGGATTTCTCAGCACTTGCGGATACGGGAACTCCCATCTTCATCAGCAGTATCATCCATAAAACATACATCGACGTGAATGAGTCCGGAACAGAAGCTGCCGCTTCAACGCTGGTTGGAATGCTCGCGGGAGCTGCTTCTCCAGCTGAAGCGCCTTTTGAAATGATCGTGAACCGGCCGTTTATCTATATTATTGAAGACATACAAACCGGAGTCTGGCTGTTCATGGGCGCAATTGAGAACCCGCTGCTCACGGAGTAG
- a CDS encoding BofC C-terminal domain-containing protein, with the protein MKKQLWRRWRRWKKAPWVGAACIALTVLAWRGMQVPEEISGLLSTSEWRIPTAAGELYNPLQNGNQGDSVAALAAVYHTGNNREDSSTAMDRAQLLEAVSRGGISRTVHLQTTYVAGEEVETLPGVKSPAQLKALIEDHPGWNGWISKEGDLWLEQRVNDLSPLTKKDAYIGVDEQGNLTLFKGPPAGEEVLKTFFQMDMGSMKSSLPEEIWKQLHEGIRVQDIEEYNSVLSTFSDYARDSAEQVMQSE; encoded by the coding sequence TTGAAAAAACAACTGTGGCGGCGATGGAGACGGTGGAAAAAAGCCCCTTGGGTTGGAGCGGCTTGTATCGCATTAACGGTGCTGGCCTGGCGCGGCATGCAGGTTCCGGAAGAGATCAGCGGTTTGCTAAGTACTTCCGAATGGAGGATCCCTACAGCAGCGGGGGAATTGTATAATCCGCTGCAGAACGGGAATCAGGGGGACAGTGTAGCGGCTCTGGCAGCCGTTTATCATACCGGGAATAACAGGGAGGACAGCAGTACCGCAATGGACCGCGCACAACTGCTGGAAGCGGTGAGCCGCGGAGGCATCAGCAGAACAGTGCATCTGCAGACCACTTATGTAGCAGGTGAGGAAGTGGAGACACTGCCCGGTGTGAAGAGTCCCGCCCAGCTGAAGGCATTGATTGAGGATCATCCGGGCTGGAACGGCTGGATCAGCAAGGAAGGCGATCTGTGGCTGGAGCAGCGGGTAAATGACTTATCGCCGCTGACTAAAAAGGATGCCTACATCGGGGTGGATGAGCAAGGAAATCTGACGTTGTTCAAAGGGCCTCCGGCAGGAGAAGAAGTGCTGAAAACCTTTTTCCAAATGGATATGGGGTCGATGAAATCCTCGCTCCCCGAAGAGATCTGGAAGCAGCTTCACGAAGGCATACGCGTGCAGGATATCGAGGAGTACAACAGTGTGCTCTCGACGTTCAGCGATTATGCCAGGGATTCAGCAGAGCAGGTTATGCAATCTGAATAG
- a CDS encoding CocE/NonD family hydrolase — MTTYLHTTSFNFYCSGIYSGKIHFTEQGIMHAKVDVRRRTQMQDNVLDPGAKYVLPFAKIARQLRSYETAEWAGEEVVLDSGDVYQKHIRYEAEISGQLQASQVWALRGDTALDVVTLDGEVIAFLTPNRYGIEMIVKAGYEKLTPLTEYDEPLLSKPEYGVNDLGTFLIPMRDGIKLATDVFLPEGIKPGTKLPTILVRTCYDRNGKKEIFMRWANKGYAVISQDVRGRADSEGELIPFYHERDDGYDTIDWIIAQDWSDGKVGMWGASYLGYVVVAAATSGHPNLKAVVDEVNVGSPFVDTARKGGTLCSWPLLSWTLAQSVGTRTDFDIFGGVTVNPEAAVDARPIRDIPQQMISRTSGPWELWSQHPEYDDFWKNCTFTERGEQVKVPMYVISGWYDGDSPGVSETWRMLTEHDVPNRKIRLGAWEHGPNRARDLMGVSFGNDAVVYDYDVSVLRWFDRFLKEIPNGIDEEPRAAYYVVGENKWRTSEDWTPAEAVVTPFYLASRGRANSSLGDGRLVSQPEENSIPDTYIYNPADPVADSGEREPENMRKHELRSDIVVYTSEPLADKLTIAGELSAVIYAASTGADTDWVVTLSDVHENGDSIRLSNYIVRAKYRHGLEQPQLLVPGQVEKYDIFLQNIAHTFAEGHRIRFTITSSSKFVAFPNTNTGNNPYEDTEDVTVQQTICHDSSYPSHILLPVIPNA, encoded by the coding sequence ATGACTACATATTTACATACAACAAGCTTTAACTTCTACTGTTCGGGCATCTATAGCGGAAAGATCCATTTCACGGAACAAGGGATCATGCATGCCAAGGTAGATGTCCGCCGGCGCACACAAATGCAGGATAACGTGCTCGATCCAGGGGCGAAATATGTACTTCCTTTTGCTAAAATAGCCCGGCAGCTCAGGTCTTACGAAACCGCAGAATGGGCGGGAGAAGAGGTTGTACTGGATAGCGGCGACGTGTATCAGAAGCATATCCGCTATGAGGCGGAGATCTCCGGGCAATTGCAGGCCTCTCAGGTATGGGCATTAAGGGGGGATACCGCGCTGGATGTGGTCACGCTGGACGGGGAAGTGATTGCTTTTCTGACGCCTAACCGTTATGGCATTGAGATGATCGTCAAAGCAGGATACGAGAAGCTGACTCCGCTTACCGAATATGATGAGCCGCTGCTGTCCAAGCCTGAATATGGTGTCAATGATCTCGGAACTTTCCTGATCCCGATGCGGGACGGCATCAAGCTGGCTACCGATGTATTCCTGCCCGAAGGCATCAAGCCGGGAACGAAGCTGCCGACAATTCTGGTAAGAACCTGTTATGACCGGAACGGGAAAAAAGAGATTTTTATGCGCTGGGCGAACAAAGGTTATGCTGTAATATCCCAGGATGTCCGTGGCCGGGCGGATTCGGAAGGCGAGCTTATTCCTTTCTATCATGAGCGCGATGACGGCTATGACACGATTGACTGGATTATTGCCCAGGACTGGTCTGACGGTAAAGTCGGGATGTGGGGCGCATCTTATCTGGGCTATGTCGTGGTAGCGGCGGCAACGAGCGGGCATCCGAACCTCAAAGCGGTTGTGGACGAAGTGAATGTAGGTTCACCGTTCGTTGATACTGCGCGCAAGGGGGGGACGCTCTGCTCCTGGCCGCTGCTGTCCTGGACGCTGGCCCAATCGGTGGGTACACGGACGGATTTTGATATTTTTGGCGGAGTAACGGTGAACCCGGAGGCAGCTGTAGATGCCAGACCCATCCGGGACATTCCGCAGCAGATGATCAGCAGGACCTCAGGACCGTGGGAGCTGTGGAGCCAGCATCCGGAATACGATGACTTCTGGAAAAACTGCACCTTCACCGAACGCGGAGAGCAGGTAAAGGTTCCAATGTACGTAATCTCCGGCTGGTACGACGGGGACAGTCCCGGTGTATCGGAGACGTGGCGGATGCTGACTGAGCATGATGTGCCAAACCGCAAAATCCGTCTTGGCGCCTGGGAGCATGGACCGAACCGGGCCCGGGACCTGATGGGGGTCAGTTTTGGCAACGACGCCGTAGTGTACGATTACGATGTATCCGTGCTGCGCTGGTTCGACCGGTTCCTGAAGGAGATCCCGAATGGTATCGATGAGGAGCCCAGAGCTGCTTATTACGTGGTAGGAGAAAATAAATGGAGAACGTCGGAGGACTGGACACCTGCCGAAGCGGTAGTGACCCCGTTCTACCTGGCAAGCCGCGGGCGGGCGAATTCGTCGCTCGGCGACGGCAGGCTAGTATCCCAGCCGGAAGAGAACTCCATTCCAGACACCTATATCTATAATCCGGCTGATCCTGTTGCGGACAGCGGGGAGCGGGAGCCGGAGAATATGCGTAAGCATGAGCTGCGCAGCGATATTGTCGTGTACACGAGCGAACCGTTAGCGGATAAGCTGACTATTGCCGGAGAGCTGTCTGCGGTTATCTATGCTGCAAGCACGGGGGCCGATACGGATTGGGTCGTTACACTCAGTGATGTGCATGAGAACGGAGATTCCATCCGGCTCTCCAACTACATTGTCAGAGCGAAGTACCGGCACGGGCTGGAGCAGCCGCAGCTGCTGGTTCCGGGACAGGTGGAGAAGTATGATATTTTCCTGCAAAATATCGCACATACCTTTGCTGAGGGACACCGCATCCGCTTTACCATTACTTCGTCGAGTAAATTTGTCGCTTTCCCGAATACCAATACCGGAAATAATCCATATGAGGATACAGAGGATGTAACCGTGCAACAGACGATCTGCCATGACAGCAGCTATCCAAGCCATATCCTGCTGCCGGTTATTCCTAACGCTTAG
- a CDS encoding condensation domain-containing protein, producing MKVEPDNGTRYYELTPLQQKILYAEKHNKDYGIYFSVHYDKRWSREDLEQAVQRVMNAAEAFSGRIIRQEGQYLFAVDRGFKDYRSGTSLRGQRISIFEGQQLAAFYLREDERCIEFLMHHLIMDGDSLYLFLDCLEQELLTKDSPVFQEGSYFREPAGQGKPLTIADGYTDKIRQFLRTDKESRPYAEPVYGRDRLSAEAFKAAAALSGKLKVTRFGVILLALALLSPQRKNLVGVVVSRRDHRQQAGVIGNFTDIAPVLLQIDESLSYAGNAQSIFKELFHAINGSAALSYEEYMELLGYRGYDYVLSYTKMPDLDRKSAVFSGLALGEYLHKYNNHLQFNEYETQLDYEVCYEQHLMQHLCEGLEEMLLELDQLDLSQPAGKAQITPLVMLETAAAAEWSAEPKRSSQWFPDVDEDENLFNSSISSMDIARMITDIYEHLGVQLSYQDIYASGTLRELKQLILGKAGTAVPLHMGGQEPDEYVCPNFMKVLFIDSFRFTDSNMYDVKYAYRISEQGTAELIALQAVIEHVIACNDVFFTEYSYADGEVSGKVKADRHVEIEHLTVADLEQLNGISSGFRLQGGARLWDIRLVTVLSTQETYLYLNMHHMLIDQVGLAVLLRQIEDSFNGRPVDYAQYAQIAGSYEAAISDAVQGWQPLLRYNAYPSQGKPMLTKGSYHVHEIAFQVEKAPYSETEHRLLTYITNRLALAFNHTQGYVGAVYHGRVIPGATKVIHSFARVLPIFFNAADEEVLRESLATAHRYQAASIYDLNGAGFTLEFPSIVFQTLVAGSSEGTLFDRTLEFAGMSKFQILLNLELSAAECRLSLYIDDQIYNPAEEAQIVRDVHAAVQELTGKAGEAEHA from the coding sequence ATGAAAGTGGAGCCAGATAACGGCACACGGTACTATGAGCTTACACCCCTGCAGCAGAAAATTCTCTATGCAGAGAAGCATAACAAGGATTACGGAATTTATTTCTCGGTTCACTATGACAAGCGGTGGAGCCGGGAAGACCTGGAGCAGGCCGTTCAGCGGGTGATGAATGCAGCCGAGGCCTTTAGCGGCAGGATCATCAGACAGGAGGGGCAGTACCTCTTTGCTGTGGACCGCGGCTTCAAGGATTACAGAAGCGGGACTTCGCTCCGCGGCCAAAGAATCTCCATTTTTGAAGGGCAGCAGTTAGCCGCCTTTTACCTGAGAGAGGATGAGCGCTGCATTGAATTTCTGATGCATCATCTGATTATGGACGGGGATTCCCTTTATCTGTTCCTGGACTGTCTGGAACAAGAGCTGCTGACCAAGGATTCTCCGGTGTTTCAGGAGGGAAGTTATTTCCGGGAGCCTGCGGGCCAGGGGAAGCCGCTAACTATAGCTGACGGATACACGGACAAGATCAGGCAGTTCCTCCGCACGGATAAGGAGTCCCGTCCGTATGCCGAACCGGTGTATGGCCGGGACCGGCTCTCAGCCGAAGCATTTAAGGCAGCTGCCGCATTATCCGGTAAACTGAAAGTAACCCGGTTCGGTGTGATTCTGCTGGCTCTGGCCCTGCTGTCGCCGCAGCGGAAGAACCTCGTCGGCGTGGTGGTGTCCCGCCGGGATCACCGGCAGCAGGCCGGTGTTATCGGGAACTTTACGGACATTGCCCCGGTGCTCCTGCAAATTGACGAAAGCTTAAGTTACGCCGGTAATGCGCAGAGCATTTTCAAGGAATTGTTTCATGCGATTAACGGATCCGCCGCACTATCCTACGAGGAATATATGGAGCTGCTCGGGTATCGCGGGTATGATTACGTCCTATCCTATACAAAAATGCCGGATCTGGACCGGAAATCGGCGGTGTTCTCCGGGCTTGCTCTGGGCGAATATCTCCACAAGTACAATAACCACCTGCAGTTTAATGAATACGAGACGCAGCTGGATTATGAGGTCTGTTATGAACAGCATCTCATGCAGCACCTGTGTGAAGGTCTGGAAGAAATGCTGCTGGAGCTGGATCAGCTGGATCTGTCCCAGCCAGCCGGTAAGGCGCAGATCACACCGCTGGTTATGTTGGAGACTGCTGCGGCAGCCGAGTGGAGCGCTGAGCCCAAAAGGAGCAGCCAATGGTTCCCCGATGTGGATGAGGATGAGAACCTGTTCAACTCCTCCATCTCTTCAATGGATATTGCCAGGATGATCACGGATATTTATGAGCATCTTGGTGTACAGCTCAGCTATCAGGATATTTATGCATCGGGAACGCTCCGGGAGCTGAAGCAGCTGATTCTCGGCAAGGCTGGCACTGCGGTTCCGCTGCACATGGGCGGACAGGAACCGGATGAATATGTATGTCCGAACTTTATGAAGGTGCTGTTCATCGACAGCTTCCGGTTTACAGATTCAAATATGTACGATGTGAAATATGCGTACCGGATTTCGGAGCAGGGTACAGCGGAATTAATTGCCCTCCAGGCGGTAATCGAGCATGTTATTGCATGCAACGATGTATTCTTCACCGAATATTCCTATGCTGACGGTGAGGTGTCGGGAAAGGTTAAAGCGGACCGGCATGTTGAAATTGAGCATCTCACTGTGGCTGATCTTGAACAGCTGAACGGTATCAGCAGCGGATTCCGCCTGCAGGGCGGTGCAAGGCTGTGGGACATCCGGCTGGTCACGGTACTCTCCACGCAAGAGACCTACCTGTATCTTAATATGCACCACATGCTGATCGATCAGGTAGGGCTTGCCGTGCTGCTTCGCCAGATCGAGGACAGCTTCAATGGCCGGCCTGTAGATTATGCCCAGTACGCGCAAATTGCCGGAAGCTATGAAGCGGCAATCAGCGATGCCGTACAGGGCTGGCAGCCGCTCCTCCGTTACAACGCCTATCCAAGCCAGGGCAAGCCGATGCTGACCAAGGGAAGCTATCATGTGCATGAGATTGCTTTTCAAGTGGAAAAGGCCCCCTATTCCGAGACGGAACACAGATTGCTTACATACATAACAAACCGTTTGGCGCTGGCTTTCAATCATACACAAGGTTATGTAGGTGCGGTATACCACGGCAGGGTGATACCGGGCGCGACGAAAGTCATCCATTCCTTCGCCAGAGTGCTGCCAATCTTCTTCAACGCGGCAGACGAGGAAGTCCTGCGGGAGAGCCTTGCTACGGCACACCGGTATCAGGCGGCATCGATTTACGATTTGAACGGCGCCGGATTTACACTTGAATTCCCTTCAATCGTGTTTCAGACGCTGGTTGCAGGCAGCAGCGAAGGTACATTATTTGACCGGACGCTGGAGTTCGCAGGGATGTCCAAGTTCCAGATTCTGTTGAACCTGGAGCTGTCCGCCGCAGAATGCCGCTTAAGCCTGTATATTGATGATCAGATTTATAATCCGGCGGAAGAAGCACAGATTGTCCGTGATGTGCACGCCGCAGTACAAGAGCTCACTGGGAAGGCAGGTGAAGCGGAGCATGCTTGA
- a CDS encoding ABC transporter permease encodes MRIFELYLKRIVKRRLTLIFMVLLPILFTFMVVTQYNDATKVTLALYAPDPAVDSYVSAMLEKQDVTLIHAEDADSAIKSSANLGIVFSQTADELYASPDGMKIESYAKETNFNSKSLEVKLNSVFSSLQTLAKNAPDAGAFKQNMKLMEGSPAPIKVEPSILGNPHAVVLTSTFNMIVFIMLFLTMTNTLLFLGDKVHSTTERVLLTAKNKLSYYLQTVSVFAAIGVVQFLLMIALMSGAFGIDLELSASHLLLLVLAYGLLNVIAAGIGLLLVSRTTKQSTGRLLVTVVSLPLAMLGGTLWPSSIMPEGMQRFARILPTRWITELNTELFSGFSGNSGAVTTHFISLFGCAAVIFLLLTRVKTQDI; translated from the coding sequence ATGAGAATCTTTGAACTCTATTTGAAACGGATCGTGAAAAGAAGGCTGACGCTTATATTCATGGTGCTGCTGCCGATCCTCTTTACCTTTATGGTAGTCACGCAATATAACGATGCGACCAAAGTTACCTTAGCCCTGTATGCACCGGACCCCGCGGTTGACTCTTATGTCTCTGCCATGCTGGAAAAGCAGGATGTGACCCTGATTCATGCGGAGGATGCAGACAGTGCCATTAAGAGCAGTGCCAATCTCGGAATTGTCTTCTCCCAGACGGCCGATGAATTGTATGCCAGCCCGGATGGAATGAAGATTGAAAGCTATGCCAAAGAAACCAATTTCAATTCAAAATCACTCGAAGTGAAGCTGAACAGCGTCTTCTCTTCCCTGCAGACGCTGGCCAAAAATGCTCCGGATGCAGGAGCCTTCAAGCAGAATATGAAGCTTATGGAGGGTTCCCCGGCACCGATTAAGGTGGAGCCGAGTATTCTGGGCAATCCGCACGCAGTGGTGCTGACCAGCACGTTCAACATGATTGTCTTCATCATGCTGTTCCTGACAATGACCAATACGCTGCTGTTCCTTGGTGATAAGGTTCACTCGACCACAGAACGGGTACTGCTGACGGCTAAAAATAAGCTCAGCTACTATCTCCAGACTGTCTCAGTATTTGCAGCAATCGGTGTCGTCCAGTTCCTGCTGATGATTGCGCTGATGAGCGGAGCTTTCGGAATTGACCTGGAGCTGTCCGCCTCTCATCTGCTGCTGCTGGTCCTGGCTTACGGCCTGCTGAATGTTATTGCTGCAGGGATTGGCCTGCTGCTGGTCAGCCGTACCACCAAGCAATCCACCGGCCGCCTGCTGGTAACGGTAGTCTCCCTGCCGCTGGCGATGCTCGGAGGAACACTCTGGCCCAGCTCGATTATGCCCGAAGGGATGCAGCGCTTCGCCAGAATTCTGCCTACCCGGTGGATCACGGAGCTGAATACAGAATTGTTCAGCGGGTTCTCAGGAAACAGCGGCGCTGTAACAACCCATTTCATCAGTTTGTTTGGCTGTGCGGCAGTGATCTTCCTGCTGCTTACCCGGGTGAAGACTCAGGATATTTAG
- a CDS encoding ABC transporter ATP-binding protein, producing the protein MRTIFSGEAIDFSYNKKEPVLDGLTISITDKQIYGLLGPNGAGKSTLTKVMLGLENPQNGKLQWFNEYPNQSTKSRVGYVPQDLALIYDLSAYENVEFFGKLYNLKGERLKNQVRYALEFVGLWDERKQKPKKFSGGMKRRLNIACGIVHNPDVIILDEPTVGVDPQSRNRILDAILELNQLGTTIVYISHYMEEVEKICSHVGIIDKGTLLCEGRLSEVLEAHTDQAILKLEFQQKGSAYAERLAEYTVISTDENTVELSVPKNNVSILSEIKARFGDEVKSFQYISPNLEQVFFKLTKKNLRD; encoded by the coding sequence ATGCGGACAATTTTTTCAGGCGAGGCTATAGATTTCAGCTACAACAAAAAGGAACCCGTTCTGGACGGCTTAACAATCTCTATCACAGACAAACAAATTTATGGACTGCTGGGCCCTAACGGAGCCGGGAAGTCAACCTTGACCAAGGTGATGCTGGGGCTGGAGAACCCGCAGAACGGTAAATTGCAGTGGTTCAACGAGTATCCCAATCAGAGCACGAAGAGCCGGGTGGGATATGTGCCGCAGGATTTGGCGCTAATCTACGATCTATCGGCATATGAGAATGTGGAATTCTTCGGCAAGCTCTACAACCTGAAGGGGGAACGGCTGAAGAATCAGGTCCGCTACGCACTCGAATTCGTCGGGCTGTGGGACGAGCGCAAGCAGAAGCCAAAGAAATTCTCGGGCGGGATGAAGCGGCGGCTGAACATCGCCTGCGGCATTGTGCATAATCCGGATGTCATCATTCTGGATGAGCCGACTGTAGGTGTGGATCCCCAGTCGCGCAACCGGATTCTGGATGCCATTCTTGAGCTGAACCAGCTGGGCACAACCATCGTCTACATCTCGCATTACATGGAGGAGGTAGAGAAAATCTGCTCTCACGTTGGCATTATCGACAAAGGTACGCTGCTCTGTGAAGGCAGGCTGAGCGAAGTTCTGGAGGCACACACCGATCAGGCGATTCTTAAGCTTGAGTTCCAGCAAAAGGGATCGGCTTATGCCGAGCGGCTGGCGGAATACACGGTGATCTCTACAGACGAGAACACGGTCGAGCTCTCTGTCCCGAAGAATAACGTCAGCATTCTCAGTGAAATTAAAGCAAGATTCGGTGATGAGGTCAAAAGCTTTCAATACATCTCGCCGAATCTGGAACAGGTTTTCTTCAAATTAACCAAGAAGAATTTGAGGGATTAG